In a single window of the Mucilaginibacter defluvii genome:
- a CDS encoding response regulator transcription factor, with protein MDNEPQQKTLLIIEDDTDILDILELIFQLEGYKVFRSETGAEIEDLKLMAPHLILLDLRLSAGGQEGAAICLRLKAQESTRHIPIVLLSAEMNISTVCTECGANDYIKKPFDMDHLSSKVRSLAHA; from the coding sequence ATGGATAACGAGCCGCAGCAAAAAACACTATTGATCATTGAAGACGATACAGATATTTTAGACATACTCGAATTGATCTTCCAATTAGAAGGTTATAAGGTTTTCCGTTCTGAAACAGGTGCGGAAATCGAAGATCTGAAGCTAATGGCGCCGCACCTCATCCTGTTGGATCTTCGTTTAAGCGCGGGTGGCCAGGAAGGTGCAGCGATCTGCCTCCGCTTAAAAGCTCAGGAATCAACCCGCCATATTCCCATTGTCCTGCTATCAGCCGAAATGAACATCAGTACAGTGTGTACTGAATGCGGGGCAAATGATTACATTAAAAAGCCATTTGACATGGATCACTTGTCTTCCAAAGTGCGGTCACTTGCCCATGCCTGA
- a CDS encoding alpha/beta hydrolase → MKEKVLKRNNVNVIGESEQVILFAHGFGCDQHAWQYVVGSFTSDYKVVLFDYTGSGKSDISQYDKVKYNSLDGYVQDLLDVCDALELSKVVFVGHSVSSMVGLLAANKRPELFAKLIFIGPSPRYLNTEDYTGGFEEKDLEGLFEFMDSNYLGWSGAMAPAIMGNPDRPELGEFLTGSFCSNDPDIARDFARATFFADNRADLSNATVDSLTLQCADDIIAPTSVGHYVQQHMPGNTLVLMNATGHCPHISEPAETISLIKNYLLFN, encoded by the coding sequence GTGAAAGAAAAAGTACTCAAACGTAATAATGTGAATGTTATCGGTGAGAGCGAACAGGTGATATTGTTTGCGCATGGCTTTGGCTGTGATCAGCATGCCTGGCAGTATGTGGTAGGCTCTTTCACTTCCGATTACAAAGTTGTACTTTTCGATTACACGGGTTCCGGTAAGTCAGATATTAGTCAGTATGATAAAGTCAAGTACAACAGCCTGGATGGTTATGTGCAGGATCTTTTGGATGTATGTGATGCGCTGGAATTGAGCAAAGTGGTCTTTGTTGGCCATTCTGTCAGCAGCATGGTCGGCTTACTTGCCGCCAATAAGCGGCCGGAATTATTTGCTAAACTTATTTTTATCGGTCCCTCGCCAAGATATCTGAACACCGAAGATTATACCGGCGGTTTCGAAGAAAAAGATTTGGAAGGCTTATTTGAATTCATGGATAGCAATTATCTGGGCTGGTCAGGCGCCATGGCACCTGCGATAATGGGTAATCCTGACCGTCCTGAACTTGGTGAGTTCCTGACCGGCAGCTTTTGTTCCAACGACCCCGATATTGCGCGCGACTTTGCCCGTGCGACGTTCTTCGCAGATAACCGCGCCGATCTGTCCAACGCAACGGTGGATAGCCTCACGCTGCAATGTGCGGATGATATCATTGCGCCAACTTCTGTAGGACATTATGTGCAGCAGCATATGCCCGGCAACACGCTTGTGCTAATGAATGCTACGGGCCACTGCCCGCATATCAGTGAGCCGGCAGAAACTATTTCGCTTATCAAAAATTATCTTCTATTCAATTAA